In the genome of Mytilus edulis chromosome 3, xbMytEdul2.2, whole genome shotgun sequence, one region contains:
- the LOC139515407 gene encoding uncharacterized protein: MGHLSDDVCTGRQSSQLSDDVCTGRQSSHLRDDVCTGRQSSHLSDDVCTGRQSSQLSDDICTGRQSSHLSDDVCTGRQSSRLSDDVCTGRQSSHLSDDVCTGRQSSHLSDDICTGRQSSRLSDDVCTGRQSSRLSDDVCTGRQSSQLSDDHCTGRQSSHLSDDVCTGRQSSQLSDDVCTGRQSSQLSDDVCTGRQSSHLSDDICTGRQSSHLSDDICTGRQSSRLSDDVCTGRQSSQLSDDHCTGRQSSHLSDDVCTGRQSSHLSDE, encoded by the exons atggg tcatctcagtgatgatgtttgtactggtcgacaaagcagtcaaCTCAGTGATGATGtttgtactggtcgacaaagcagtcatcTCAGAGATGATGTTTGCactggtcgacaaagcagtcatctcagtgatgatgtgtgtactggtcgacaaagcagtcaaCTCAGTGATGATAtttgtactggtcgacaaagcagtcatctcagtgatgatgtttgtactggtcgacaaagcagtcGTCTCAGTGATGATGtttgtactggtcgacaaagcagtcatctcagtgatgatgtttgtactggtcgacaaagcagtcatctcagtgatgatatttgtactggtcgacaaagcagtcGTCTCAGTGATGATGTTTGCactggtcgacaaagcagtcGTCTCAGTGATGATGtttgtactggtcgacaaagcagtcaaCTCAGTGATGATCAttgtactggtcgacaaagcagtcatctcagtgatgatgtgtgtactggtcgacaaagcagtcaaCTCAGTGATGATGtttgtactggtcgacaaagcagtcaaCTCAGTGATGATGtttgtactggtcgacaaagcagtcatctcagtgatgatatttgtactggtcgacaaagcagtcatctcagtgatgatatttgtactggtcgacaaagcagtcGTCTCAGTGATGATGTTTGCactggtcgacaaagcagtcaaCTCAGTGATGATCAttgtactggtcgacaaagcagtcatctcagtgatgatgtttgtactggtcgacaaagcagtcatcTCAGTGATGAGTGA
- the LOC139515408 gene encoding secreted protein C-like, with amino-acid sequence MFVLVDKAVISVMVFVLVDKAVISVMIFVLVDKAVNSVMIHLSDDICTGRQSSQLSDGVCTGRQSSHLRDDVCTGRQSSHLSDDICTGRQSSHLSDDICTGRQSSQLSDGVCTGRQSSHLRDDVCTGRQSSQLSDDICTGRQSSHLSDDICTGRQSSHLSDDICTRRQSSHLSDDVCTGRQSSQLSDDVCTGRQSSHLSDDICTGRQSSQLSDDVCTGRQSSQLSDDICTGRQSSHLSDDVCTGRQSSHLSDDVCTGRQSSHLSDDVCTGRQSSQLSDDICTGRQSSQLSDDVCTGRQSSQLSDDICTGRQSSHLSDDVCTGRQSSHLSDDVCTGRQSSHLSDDDML; translated from the exons ATGtttgtactggtcgacaaagcagtcatctcagtgatggtgtttgtactggtcgacaaagcagtcatctcagtgatgatatttgtactggtcgacaaagcagtcaaCTCAGTGATGAT tcatctcagtgatgatatttgtactggtcgacaaagcagtcaaCTCAGTGATGGTGtttgtactggtcgacaaagcagtcatcTCAGAGATGATGtttgtactggtcgacaaagcagtcatctcagtgatgatatttgtactggtcgacaaagcagtcatctcagtgatgatatttgtactggtcgacaaagcagtcaaCTCAGTGATGGTGtttgtactggtcgacaaagcagtcatcTCAGAGATGATGtttgtactggtcgacaaagcagtcaaCTCAGTGATGATAtttgtactggtcgacaaagcagtcatctcagtgatgatatttgtactggtcgacaaagcagtcatcTCAGTGATGATATTTGTACTCGTCGACAAAGCAGTCATCTCAGTGATGATGtttgtactggtcgacaaagcagtcaaCTCAGTGATGATGtttgtactggtcgacaaagcagtcatctcagtgatgatatttgtactggtcgacaaagcagtcaaCTCAGTGATGATGtttgtactggtcgacaaagcagtcaaCTCAGTGATGATAtttgtactggtcgacaaagcagtcatctcagtgatgatgtttgtactggtcgacaaagcagtcatctcagtgatgatgtttgtactggtcgacaaagcagtcatctcagtgatgatgtttgtactggtcgacaaagcagtcaaCTCAGTGATGATAtttgtactggtcgacaaagcagtcaaCTCAGTGATGATGtttgtactggtcgacaaagcagtcaaCTCAGTGATGATAtttgtactggtcgacaaagcagtcatctcagtgatgatgtttgtactggtcgacaaagcagtcatctcagtgatgatgtttgtactggtcgacaaagcagtcatcTCAGTGATGATGATATGCTGTAA